The Pirellulales bacterium genome includes a region encoding these proteins:
- a CDS encoding serine/threonine-protein kinase, with protein sequence MALKFLPPGVAESSRRFQLFVSEVRLSRQLAHPNVCRVYDIDEVEGQHFLSMEFIDGEDLKGLLHRIGRLPRDKGLEIAQQLCAGLAAAHEKGVLHRDLKPANVMIDGRGQARITDFGLARLEDSASGVGEIAGTPAYMASRTIVGPWPALRRSLAWFLSWWARFVPSTQNRLERLASSLSSLVLLRSSWAAASAHQPCEEIGKAAMTGILKKSTISRQPHRRWPREILRSTLAKPCRKPKSRRSQGHLWWVRELSRRVAHTLRSQ encoded by the coding sequence GTGGCGCTCAAATTCCTGCCGCCCGGCGTCGCCGAGAGTTCGCGGCGCTTTCAGTTATTTGTGAGCGAGGTGCGCTTGAGCCGGCAGCTCGCGCATCCCAACGTTTGCCGGGTCTATGACATCGACGAGGTGGAGGGCCAGCACTTTCTGTCGATGGAGTTTATCGACGGCGAGGACCTGAAAGGTTTGCTGCACCGCATCGGGCGTTTGCCCAGGGACAAGGGCCTCGAGATTGCCCAGCAGCTTTGCGCGGGTCTGGCGGCGGCCCACGAGAAGGGCGTGTTGCACCGCGATCTGAAGCCGGCCAACGTCATGATCGATGGCCGGGGCCAGGCGCGCATCACCGACTTCGGCCTCGCACGCCTGGAGGACAGTGCCAGTGGCGTCGGCGAGATTGCCGGCACGCCGGCCTACATGGCGTCGCGAACAATTGTCGGCCCCTGGCCGGCCTTGAGAAGGTCTTTGGCTTGGTTCTTGAGCTGGTGGGCTCGGTTCGTTCCGTCAACACAGAATCGCCTTGAACGCTTGGCGTCCAGTTTATCAAGTCTGGTGCTTTTGAGAAGCTCTTGGGCCGCTGCCAGTGCCCACCAGCCCTGCGAAGAGATTGGAAAAGCAGCCATGACCGGTATACTGAAAAAGAGCACAATTTCGCGCCAGCCGCATCGGAGGTGGCCGCGGGAAATTCTACGCTCAACCTTGGCGAAGCCGTGCCGAAAACCGAAGTCACGACGATCCCAAGGGCATTTGTGGTGGGTGCGGGAGCTGTCACGCCGCGTCGCGCATACGTTGCGGAGTCAATAA